In Microbulbifer elongatus, the DNA window CTCGAGCTTCTCCATGGTGCGGGTGCGCATCAGGGCTTCTTTCTTGGTCAGCTTCTCGAAGGTGCCGTCCTGAGACTGGGCTTCGAGATCGCGGTAACGCTTGATGGAAGCGCGGATGGTTTTGTAGTTGGTGAGCATACCACCCAGCCAGCGGTTGCTGACGTAGGGCTGACCTGCACGCTCGGCCTGCTCTTTGATGGACTTCTGCGCAGCGCGCTTGGTGCCAACAAACAGAATCTTCTTCTTCTGCGCTGCCATGCCTTTGATGACTTGCAGAGCGTCGTTGAAGGCCGGAACAGTGTGCTCCAGGTTGATGATGTGAATCTTGTTGCGAGCACCAAAGATGTATTCACCCATCTTCGGGTTCCAGTAGCGAGTCTGGTGACCAAAGTGGACACCAGCCTGCAGCATATCGCGCATGCTGACTTGCGGCATAATAAACCTCAATAACAATAGCGGAAGCCGACGACCAGAACGTCACGGTCGAGAACTTCCCGGGTTTGATCCTCCATATACCCCATTCTCCAATCCCCGGACCACCCCTCATAACTGAGAGATCAGTGACCACGAAGACACCCAGGACAATGTGCCGGTATATGTGCGGCGTTTGTTAAGGGCGGCAAAATTCACCACCCTTTGTTTAGTTTCACTCCGGGCACTGCCCAAAGCGGCGCGCTTTATACCACATTCCCGGAGAGGCTGGAAGTGTGACGAGCGCCACAGGGGAAATAATGGAGGGATTACAGCCACTCGGGTACCAGATCCGTCAAGCCGGTCACCTAATGCCCTGCCCCTGTAATTCCGCTACAATACCGCGCCGTTTCCGGACCCGGCGGAACAACCTGTCGTTTCAGGGTCCGGTTTGCGCCCGAAGTGCCGCCAGATCGCGCGCTTTTGCCCACAACACACTGTGAAGAACTAGCCACAAACCGTCGGGAAGATTCATGACCAATGCCGTAAAGACACCAGAGCAAATCGCCAAAATGCGCACCGCCGGCCGCCTCGCCGCCGAAGTGCTGGAAATGATTGGCGAATACGTAGTTCCCGGTGTCACCACGGAAGAGCTGGACCGCCGCTGCCATGACTACATCGTCAATGAGCAGGAGGCCATCCCCGCCTGCCTCGGTTACCGCGGTTTTCCGAAGTCCATCTGCACATCCGTCAACGAGGTGATCTGCCACGGCATTCCCTCTGAGTCCAAGGTGCTGAAGAAAGGCGACATCATCAATATCGACGTCACCGTGATCAAGGATGGCTGGTATGGCGACACCTCCAAAATGTACTTTGTCGGCAAGCCGGCACCACACGCCCAGCGCCTGGTCAAGGTAACCCAGGAATGTCTGTACAAGGCCATCGAGATCGTGCGCCCCGGCACCACACTGGGCGATATTGGCCACGTGATCCAGCAACACGCGGAAAAGAACTACTACTCGGTCGTCAAGGATTTCTGCGGTCACGGCATCGGCGATGTGTTCCACGAAGACCCGCAGATCCTCCACTACGGTAAACCAGGCACCGGACAGGTGCTGGAAGAAGGCATGACCTTCACCATCGAACCCATGATCAATGCGGGGAAACCGGGCAGCCGGGTACTGCGCGACGGCTGGACCGCCGTGACCGTAGATCGTCGCCTGTCCGCGCAATGGGAGCACACCATGGCGGTCACCAGTGACGGGGTGGAAATTCTCACCGCGCGCAAGGAAGAGTCATTCTGATTTCGAGCGCTCCTATGACATTATTCAGCGCTCGCGCTGGCCGACAGGGTTAACCGGATTCCGCACCTATGAATTCTATGCAGCTGGCGCAGTTACCGCATTTTGAAAAACCCCTGTTCTTCTTCGACCAGTCCCGGTTCCGGAGAGACCTGGCTGAGGGCGCCCGCCCCACCCTGGAGATATTCAAGGACGCGGTGGGCGCTGCAGACACGCATATGGCGCGTCGCTTCAGCGAGGGGGAAGACGTCCGCACTCTGGTCTACGAGCGCGCCCTTTTTGTGGACTGCCTGCTGCACTACGCCTGGCACCAGTTTCAGTGGCCCGGGTCCGTCAGCCTGCTGGCCGTGGGCGGCTACGGCCGCGGTGAGCTGCACCCCAAATCCGATATTGACCTGCTGATTCTCACCACTGAAAAGCCCGATGCGACCGTCGTCGACAATATCGAACGCCTGGTGGCCTTTCTCTGGGACCTGACACTCGACATCGGCCACGCGGTCCGCACCGTGGACCAGTGCATGGAAATGGCCGCGGAAGATATTACCGTCGCCACCAACCTGATGGAGTGCCGCACCATCGTCGGCAATCCCGCTCTGTGCGACGCGCTGGCCGAGCGTATGACGCCGGAGAGCCTGTGGCCCGCCGACCAGTTCTTCACGGCCAAATATGAAGAGCAGGAAGCCCGCCACAGTAAACAGCAGGGAGCCGAGTACAACCTCGAGCCCAATATCAAAAACGCCCCCGGCGGCCTGCGGGACATCCAGACGATCAATTGGGTGGCGAAACGCTATTTCCGGGTGCGCACGCTCAAGCAGCTACAGGGTAAAGGGTTCTTTACCGAGGAGGAGTTCGCCATCCTCCAGTCCGGCGAGGACTTCCTGTGGCGGGTGCGTTACGGACTGCACCTGCTGGCCGGGCGCCCGGAAGAGCGCCTGCTGTTCGATTACCAGCGGGAACTGGCACGGGATTTCGGCTACAAGGACAACGACACCCACCTTGCGGTAGAGCAGTTCATGCACACCTACTACCGCATAGTGATGGCCTTGCGGGAACTGAACGATGTGATGCTGCAATTCCTCGACGAGGTGATTCTGCAGCGGGGCACGCACCTGCCGGTGACACCGATCAACGAGCGCTTCCAACTGCGCGGCAACACGATTGAGGTAGCGGTCACCCGCACTTTTACCGAGCACCCCCCCGCCCTGCTGGAAATCTTTGTGCTGATGGCAAACAATCCGGAGATCCACGGCGTGCGTGCCTCCACCATCCGCCTGATGCGCGAACACCGCCACCTGATCGACGACCAGTTCCGCGCAGACGCGGCCAATGCGCGCCTGTTTATGCAACTGTTGCGCAGCCCCCGCGGCCTCTCCACGCAACTGACCCGGATGACCCGCTACGGCATCCTCGGCCGCTACCTGCCGGAGTTCGGCCGCGTCACCGGGCAGATGCAGCACGACCTCTTTCATATTTACACCGTGGACGCCCACACCCTGCAGGTCGTGCGCAATATGCGCGGCTTCCGCAGTGACGAGGCCTGGGAAAAATTCCCGCTGGCGGCAGAGATCCTGTCGCGGATGCGCAAACCGGAACTCCTGTATATCGCCGGCCTCTATCACGATATCGCCAAGGGGCGCGGTGGCGACCACTCCAAGCTCGGGGTGATCGACGCGGACGCCTTCTGCCGCCGCCACGGCCTGTCCGCCCGCGACCGCCGCTTGGTGTGCTGGCTGGTGGAGAAACACCTGCTGATGAGCGCGGTATCGCAGAAACAGGACATCACCGACCCGGAAGTGGTACATGCCTTCGCCGCCGAAGTGGGCGACCGCGAACACCTGGATTATCTGTACGCACTGACCGTGGCCGACATCAACGCCACCAACCCGGACCTGTGGAACAGCTGGCGCGCCAGCCTGATGCGCCAGCTGTATCAGTACACCCAGCGCGCCCTGCGCCGTGGTCTGGAGAACCCCATCGACCGCGATGAGATCTACGTGGAGACCCAGGCACAGGCGCGAAACATGCTGCGCGCCATGGGCGTGCCCAGCAACGCAGTGGAAGACATCTGGTCGGAAATGGGCGAAGACTACTTCGTGCGCGAAAGTGCCGACAGTATCACCTGGCACACTGCCGCCATCTATCAACTGCAGAAAGACCCGGCGCGGGACGAAGACAGCGATACAGTGGTGCTCACCCGCAACTCCGGTCCCGGTGAACACGACGGCGCTACCGAAGTGTTCGTCTACACCCCGGACAGACCCAATGTGTTTGCCGCGGTGGTCACCGGCCTCGACATGCTCAACCTGAATATTCACGACGCCCGCCTATACAGCTCCGCCGGGGGTTACACCCTGGATACCTTCTATGTACTGGACGAATCCGGGCAACCGCTGCTGGACGAGCCCCACCGCCTGGAACAGATCCGCAACACTCTGCAGAAAGAGCTGAAACTGGTGGAGGACTACTCCAAGGTAATCAAGCGACGTACTCCACGCCGTCTGAAAATGTTCCACCTGCCCAGCCAGGCCCATATCTCCACCGAGCCCGGCGACACTTACAGTACGCTGGAAATCACCAGTGCGGACCGCCCCGGGCTGCTCGCACGCATTGCGCGGATTTTTATTACCCACGACCTGCGCCTGCACAACGCGAAGATTTCCACCCTCGGGGAACGGGTGGAGGATATTTTCCATATCACCGATGCCGACGACCAGCCGCTGACCGACGACAGTCTGATCGAATTACTGGAACAGGCCATCTGTCAGGAACTGGACGCCCACCAGGCCACGCTGCCACCGCAGCCCTGAGACCGTCACCTAAAAAAAGCGCTTCGAGCAGACAAGAATATGAACCCGAATTTGCAACAGTTGCAGCCCTACCCGTTCGCCAAACTGGCGAAGCTGAAAGAGGGTGTCGAAGCACCGGCCGCACTGGCCCCCATCGCCCTATCGATCGGTGAGCCAAAGCACGCGCCGCCCACATTTGTACGCGATGAGCTGATCGACAATCTGGAAAAACTCGCCGCTTACCCGCTCACCAAAGGGCTCGACGCCTTGCGGGAGACCATCGCCAATTGGCTGTGCAACCGATTCAGACTCGCATCATTGAACGCCGACAGCGAAGTGATTCCTGTCAACGGTACTCGCGAAGCCCTGTTTGCCTTTGCCCAGGCAGTTGTGGCTCCGGGATCGAAGGTGGTGATGCCAAACCCCTTCTATCAGATTTACGAAGGGGCCGCGTTTCTCGCCGGCGCCTCGCCCTATTTCGTAAACTGCAATGCGGAAAACAGTTTCAAGCCCGACTTCGCGTCGGTGCCGGAAAGCGTGTGGCAGGAGTGCAGCCTGCTGTACCTCTGCACTCCGGGGAACCCCACCGGCGCGCTGTTGACGAGCGAAGACCTGCAACAACTGATCGCCCTGGCGGACAAATACGATTTCATCATCGCCTCCGACGAATGTTACTCGGAACTCTATTTCGATGAAGCCAATCCGCCTGTAGGCCTACTGCAAGCCTGCGCAGAACTCGGGCGCGATGACTACCGCCGCTGCGTGGTATTTCACAGCCTGTCCAAGCGCTCCAACCTGCCCGGCCTGCGCTCCGGATTTGTCGCCGGCGACGGTGAAATTCTGGAGAAATTTCTGCTGTACCGCACCTACCACGGCTGCGCCATGCCGGTACCGACGCAGTACGCCTCTGTTGCTGCGTGGCAGGATGAGCAGCATGTGATAGAAAACCGGGAACTGTACCGCCAGAAATTCGACGCGGTACTGGAAGTCCTCGACGGCTGCCTCGAGGTGCAAAAGCCCGAAGCGAGTTTTTACCTGTGGCCGCGCGTCGGTGACGGCGAGGCCTTCGCCCGCGAACTGTTCCGGCAGCAGCACATCACGGTGCTCCCCGGTGCTTACCTGGCCCGTGAGGCCAGCGGCGTAAACCCCGGCGCGGAGTATGTGCGCATGGCTCTGGTGGCCACTCTGGAGGAGTGTATCGAAGCGGCGAAGCGCATCCGCAGCTTTTGCGGAAATAATCCGTTGTAGGAGCCCGCTCGCAGGCGAATAACATGACCGAAGAAATCGCAGTAAAGAAAAACCTGCTCAAACAGGAACGCGTGGACTATATCCTCCACCGGCTGGAAGCGCTGTACCCGGAAACACCGGTACCTCTGGACCACTTCGATGCCTACTCTCTGCTGGTGGCGGTGCTGCTATCCGCCCAGTGCACCGACGAACGGGTTAACCAGATTACCCCGGCGCTGTGGGAACTTGCGGACAACCCCTACGACATGGCCAAGGTACCAGTGGAGAAAATCCGCGAAGTGATCCGCCCCTGTGGGCTGTCACCGCAAAAGTCCAAGGCGATTAAGAAGCTGTCGGAAATTCTGGTGAACGAATACCACGGTCAGGTACCGGAAAATATGGCAGCGCTGGAAACCCTGCCGGGGGTCGGCCACAAAACCGCCAGCGTGGTCATGGCACAGGCCTTTGGCCACCCGGCATTCCCGGTAGACACCCACATCCACCGACTGGCCCAGCGCTGGGGCCTCACGTCCGGCAAGAATGTGGCGCAAACGGAAAAAGACCTGAAGCGGGTTTTTCCGCGGGAAAAATGGAACAAGCTGCACCTGCAGATCATCTTCTATGGCCGCGAATACTGCTCGGCCCGGGGCTGTGACGGCACTGTGTGTGAGATCTGCACCACCTGCTATCCTGCGCGCAAACACCCCAAGAAAACCAGAAAAGCCTGATCCAACACCATCAGACGCAACAGCAACGGAACAAATGATGATTACCCTGTACGGCATCAAGAACTGTGACACCGTCAAAAAGGCCCGCAAGTGGCTGGAACAGAATAAAGTGGAGTACACCTTCCACGATTTCCGCGAAGACGGCATGGGCAGCGTCCCCCTGGCCCAGTGGCTGGAAGCGTTCGGCTGGGAGCAGGTGCTGAACCGCCGCTCCACCAGTTGGCGGGCCCTGGATGAGACACAAAAAAATGGTATGG includes these proteins:
- the rpsB gene encoding 30S ribosomal protein S2, with translation MPQVSMRDMLQAGVHFGHQTRYWNPKMGEYIFGARNKIHIINLEHTVPAFNDALQVIKGMAAQKKKILFVGTKRAAQKSIKEQAERAGQPYVSNRWLGGMLTNYKTIRASIKRYRDLEAQSQDGTFEKLTKKEALMRTRTMEKLERSIGGIKDMGGLPDALFVIDVEHERIAIQEANKLGIPVIGIVDTNSSPEGVDYIIPGNDDAIRAIKLYTTAVADAVLAGTAEAGGAAAQSEYVEAEDDQQAADS
- the map gene encoding type I methionyl aminopeptidase; this encodes MTNAVKTPEQIAKMRTAGRLAAEVLEMIGEYVVPGVTTEELDRRCHDYIVNEQEAIPACLGYRGFPKSICTSVNEVICHGIPSESKVLKKGDIINIDVTVIKDGWYGDTSKMYFVGKPAPHAQRLVKVTQECLYKAIEIVRPGTTLGDIGHVIQQHAEKNYYSVVKDFCGHGIGDVFHEDPQILHYGKPGTGQVLEEGMTFTIEPMINAGKPGSRVLRDGWTAVTVDRRLSAQWEHTMAVTSDGVEILTARKEESF
- a CDS encoding [protein-PII] uridylyltransferase — encoded protein: MNSMQLAQLPHFEKPLFFFDQSRFRRDLAEGARPTLEIFKDAVGAADTHMARRFSEGEDVRTLVYERALFVDCLLHYAWHQFQWPGSVSLLAVGGYGRGELHPKSDIDLLILTTEKPDATVVDNIERLVAFLWDLTLDIGHAVRTVDQCMEMAAEDITVATNLMECRTIVGNPALCDALAERMTPESLWPADQFFTAKYEEQEARHSKQQGAEYNLEPNIKNAPGGLRDIQTINWVAKRYFRVRTLKQLQGKGFFTEEEFAILQSGEDFLWRVRYGLHLLAGRPEERLLFDYQRELARDFGYKDNDTHLAVEQFMHTYYRIVMALRELNDVMLQFLDEVILQRGTHLPVTPINERFQLRGNTIEVAVTRTFTEHPPALLEIFVLMANNPEIHGVRASTIRLMREHRHLIDDQFRADAANARLFMQLLRSPRGLSTQLTRMTRYGILGRYLPEFGRVTGQMQHDLFHIYTVDAHTLQVVRNMRGFRSDEAWEKFPLAAEILSRMRKPELLYIAGLYHDIAKGRGGDHSKLGVIDADAFCRRHGLSARDRRLVCWLVEKHLLMSAVSQKQDITDPEVVHAFAAEVGDREHLDYLYALTVADINATNPDLWNSWRASLMRQLYQYTQRALRRGLENPIDRDEIYVETQAQARNMLRAMGVPSNAVEDIWSEMGEDYFVRESADSITWHTAAIYQLQKDPARDEDSDTVVLTRNSGPGEHDGATEVFVYTPDRPNVFAAVVTGLDMLNLNIHDARLYSSAGGYTLDTFYVLDESGQPLLDEPHRLEQIRNTLQKELKLVEDYSKVIKRRTPRRLKMFHLPSQAHISTEPGDTYSTLEITSADRPGLLARIARIFITHDLRLHNAKISTLGERVEDIFHITDADDQPLTDDSLIELLEQAICQELDAHQATLPPQP
- the dapC gene encoding succinyldiaminopimelate transaminase; translation: MNPNLQQLQPYPFAKLAKLKEGVEAPAALAPIALSIGEPKHAPPTFVRDELIDNLEKLAAYPLTKGLDALRETIANWLCNRFRLASLNADSEVIPVNGTREALFAFAQAVVAPGSKVVMPNPFYQIYEGAAFLAGASPYFVNCNAENSFKPDFASVPESVWQECSLLYLCTPGNPTGALLTSEDLQQLIALADKYDFIIASDECYSELYFDEANPPVGLLQACAELGRDDYRRCVVFHSLSKRSNLPGLRSGFVAGDGEILEKFLLYRTYHGCAMPVPTQYASVAAWQDEQHVIENRELYRQKFDAVLEVLDGCLEVQKPEASFYLWPRVGDGEAFARELFRQQHITVLPGAYLAREASGVNPGAEYVRMALVATLEECIEAAKRIRSFCGNNPL
- the nth gene encoding endonuclease III — encoded protein: MLKQERVDYILHRLEALYPETPVPLDHFDAYSLLVAVLLSAQCTDERVNQITPALWELADNPYDMAKVPVEKIREVIRPCGLSPQKSKAIKKLSEILVNEYHGQVPENMAALETLPGVGHKTASVVMAQAFGHPAFPVDTHIHRLAQRWGLTSGKNVAQTEKDLKRVFPREKWNKLHLQIIFYGREYCSARGCDGTVCEICTTCYPARKHPKKTRKA
- a CDS encoding ArsC family reductase, which produces MITLYGIKNCDTVKKARKWLEQNKVEYTFHDFREDGMGSVPLAQWLEAFGWEQVLNRRSTSWRALDETQKNGMDNSSAQALALETPTLIKRPVMTKGAETLFGFKADSYASFVQ